TAGTGAATTTGCCACGTATTAAAAAATTGTTTGACCCGATTTGTCAAGTGCCCCGACTTTTAAACAAAACATAAATTAACCATATTAGTTAACCACACTACTACATATTAGAAtatttaaatttaaacttatacgtacataatacaataataattaattttatttttattaatattgataataaaataaataattaatacgtagtaACAATCGTAAAATTTCAAAACTTTGGATGTTCAGAATATTGGTGTCGACTGTCGACTGCAtgatattttaatagtaataatattttaatagtaaaacaacaaatatataaataaattaagaaACAACAAAAAGAGTTAAGAAAAAGCCTaacatttcatttcatttcatctcTTAAGTCTTCCTTCACGCTGATTCACACTATCATCAAATAAAATCCCTAATTCCCACCATCAAAATCCTAAATTTATCATCTGGTTATCAAATTCACCAAAACCCCATAAATAAACATGGCCTCAGCTGCCATATTTTCATCTTTACGCCGGAGCAGATCGCCGTCGTTGGACGCGTTTTTAGCGCCGGTTGATCTAGAAAACGACGTCGCCGGCTTATTAAAAACCTTATTAACAATCTCATCTGAAATCGTCTCATCATTCTCTGACAAAACGCCGTCGTTTCAGAAAAAGAATTCCAGATCTTTACTCCGGAAAATTAAATTATTTGTTGTGTTTTTAGATTCCGTTCAAGATTCAGGTGACTCGTGTTCAAACTTACAGCCAACGGTTGTGTTATGCTTTAAGGAGTTGTACCTTCTGCTTTACAGGTCCAAAATACTACTTGATTACTGTAATCAGTCTAGTAAGTTATGGCTTTTGCTTCAAAACCCTTCAATTTCTGGTCATTTTCATGATCTTAATCAAGAATTTACTACACTTTTAGATGTATTTCCAATTAATAATTTGAATAATTTAATTAGTAGTGATGTTATAGAACAGATACACTTGTTACAAAAACAATCAAGAAGGGGAAATAAATTGTTTATAGATAAAAATGATGAGGTGTTGAGGTTGAAGTTGTTTAAGATATTGGATGAATTTGGGGAAGGAAAGGTTCCAACTTTTGATGAAGTATATGAACTATTTGTAAAAAAATTGGGGGTTTTTGATGCTAGGGTTTGTAGGGTTGAAATTGAGTATTTGGAAGAACAAATTATGAATCATGAGATTGATCTTGAACCATCAAGTTCAATACTTGGTGGGTTTATAGCTTTAATTAGGTATTGTAGATTCTTGTTATTTGGATTCGATGAAGATGAAGTTGAAACCCTAAAaggaaatagtaataataataataaatgttttaAAAGAGGGAAGAAGATACGTGGGTTGATTTCGAAAGAGATTGCGGATACGTTTATAACGATTCCTAAAGATTTTTGTTGCCCGATTTCATTAGATTTAATGACGGATCCCGTGATTATATCAACTGGGCAAACTTTTGATCGTGGTTCGATCTCGAGATGGATTGAAGAAGGTCATTGTAGTTGCCCGAAAACAGGGCAAGTTCTTGTGCATAAGAAGCTTGTACCAAATCGGGCCCTTAGGAATTTAATCATGCAATGGTGTATGGCTCACAAGATCCCTTATACTCCTCCCGAAAATTCGGATATAGGAAATGAACCATTTCCCGCAGCTCCCGCTAGTCGGGTTGCAGTTGAAGCGAATAAAGCTACCGTTAAGCTTCTTATCCAGCAGTTTGAAAATGGGTCAGAATTTGGTAAATCGATTGCTGCACGTGAAATCCGTTTACTGTCAAAAACCGGGAGAGAAAATCGAAGGTTTATAGCGGAATCAGGTGTGATTCCTCATTTAAAGAATTTACTTTCTTCACAAAGTGCGGTTGCTCAAGAAAACGCGGTGACTGCAATTTTGAATCTTTCGATTTATGATAAGAATAAGACGCGAATTATGGATCAATACGAGTGTTTGAGATCAATCGTGAGTGTTTTAAGATACGGGCATACAATTGAATCAAAAGAAAATGCAGCTGCTACGTTATTTAGTTTATCTGCTGTTCATGATTACAAGAAACGTATCGCTGATGAAGAAGGCGCGTTATTAACATTAGCTCATATGTTAAGAGATGGTACCCCGAGAGGGAAAAAAGACGCTATTACCGCGTTATTTAACCTCTCTACACACATTGATAATTGTGTGAAAATGATTGAATACGGGGTCGTTAAGGCGTTAGTCGAGGCGTTAAATTGTGAAACCGTGGCGGAAGAAGCCGCCGGTGCGTTGGCAGTGTTAGTCCGGCAACCGGCGGGTGCCGAGGCGGTCGGGAACGAGGAAACGGCGGTGATTGGTCTTGTTGAAATGATGAGATGTGGGACCCCTAGAGGTAAAGAAAACGCGGTGGCGGCGTTACTTGAGCTTTGTAGGAGTGGTGGGGCCCGCACCAGCGAACGGGTTCTGAAAGCTCCTGCGTTAGCCggtttgatccaaagtttgttgtttacGGGAACTAAACGAGCTAGGAGAAAGGCGGCGTCACTTGCGCGTGTTTTTCAACGTTGTCATTATGATTCTTTGCGTGTTAGTGAAACTGGGTTCCGATTGGAGTATGCTTTTGCGGCCGCAAATGCCGCCAGTGGTAACCTGGATTCGGGTTTTCAGGCAGAAACGGTTTCGGTATCAATGTCGATGTCGGTTTCGGTTTCATAGTTTGGTAATTTGAATCTTGTGCATTAAAGTTTAAACCCCTTTATTTGTATCAGATATATTCATTTTGATGTTATTACCATATACTCTTAATTAATAAATATACAGAATTCTTTCATTTCATTTTCAGTGATATGCACACAACCTAAAACTGTTATGTAAACAACCATCATGTTTTACAGTGTTCAACACTGTAAAGCAGGATGGTTGTGTACATAATAATTttgagttgtgtacatatcattaCCCTTTCATATTATTTCTTCCTGTTTTGTCTTTGTAATAATTAGCATGATTACCATGTGTACATTTTGCATCAAAAGTTGTACCTCTTAAATCATCCTTggacacattattattattattattatgtaatgtaATTCCTGGTGCAAAACAGTAGTTGACAATTATGATTGACAAGTGCAATTTGTTCATACTAGCGATATGGTTTATTGAGTTTTTGGGTACAAGTTTATATGCATATGGTACAACCTAAAATGGGAGAATTGGTTGTATCCAGAAATTATTGGATGTGGAATATTTGATGGCTAGTAAAGACAGAAAATGCTCGTAGTGGACTGTGGATGCAGTTGTCGACCAACAAGCGCGTATTACACTTCTTTGTGTGGCTTAAAATCTTTGAAATTGGAAGCTGACATCAAAGTGGCTGTGTATCACTCATTCTGAGAAATATAATAAGGACAGACAAGGAGATTACGGAGATTTGGGTTAAAATAATTAGTTTgataatggttattattaaaattGGGTCAAAGAGTAAGATTGATGTTAGGTTTAAATAGTTTTGGGTCAAACTATACTTATTTTTTTATAATGTTTACTTATAACTTTTTTTTTTCAGCGATAATaaacccgcccccatcgctgcccgggaggaaatctTGAAACCGATTCAAATGCACGGTCAAGTAAaatcccctcccctttacccccaaacgatatgggaaaggtgtcatggatggatacttcatggcagagatgaaattgtgttttttaatatgtagtcaacggaggtcgaactcctgacctctcctaAAGAAgggcagaccaccaaccgctggaATACATCACACTTCATTACTTATATAACTTATATAAGTAAACATTATAAAAAACCAAATATTATAAAAAAATTCGGGCAAATTGCTGACTTTAAAATATGTTGAATAGACTTTTCgcatttcttttctttttctttattaattgAAGTAAAGTAATGACTAAAAAACTAAAAACACTTTTCTTTTTTTAACAGccattgggatcacccgagggggactaaaccacccgttgcgatcatatcccatttcgactatgccgatgcaacgATCATAACCCCGCCCCCGTCGCTGTcctggaggaaaccttgaaaccgatccaatggcacggccaagtaaaacccctctcctctttaccccccaaacgatatgggaaaggtgccatgggtggatgCTTCATGAtaaggatgaaattgtgtttttaatatgtagccagcgggggtcgaactcctgacctctcctaAAGGAGCCAAaagaggcaggccaccaaccgctgaaTCACATCACAACTTCAAAAACTAAAAACACTTCTACTAAcgaatgataattattataatattaattaatataatataacaaataataaaaataaaaataaaacttaaaataacagTCTAAGGATTGTGATTAATTAAGGGTGTTTGGATCCGTTTCACTAGGACAAAAAGCAACCAAACCAAATTAAAAGACAATGAAAAACTATAAAGtgccaaattactaaaataccttgtaTATAAATGTGAATGTTGGTCTTCACAAACGCAATTTAATAATTAAATACGGTGCATAAATAGTATAGTGACTTAGTGAGTAATGATTGAGCAAACTTAATTGAGTAACTATATATCATCAGTTTTTATATAAATCTATTAGTAAGTATTGTGTATTAAGAACTTGTACATCACCAGATTTTAATATAAGATTTAGATGATTTTTTAAAATATATGGTGAATGGTGAATTTGTCACCAGCTCTAACTTTTCCATTTGGTCACTCATCAATAAAGCACTACTACATACCCCTCTTTTGATTTGATGGTTCTCATAGTTCGAGTTGGTGATTATCATTTGAACATTTGCTACTAGTTTGATATTTAGCAGAAGAAAATAAAGTTGTTCTCTATCTATTCCTCatcattaattaatatttatatgaacatCTAAAAATTTTGTTAGTAGCTtttatgatatataaatatgaagCAATTCAACGCTTACTTTTTTTagcgaaaaaaataaaaaacttaTAAACCAAAAGCGAAAACTTCATCAAAGTGATGAAGCTCCAATATACAACCGACAAAGAGAAAAGGACCGAGCtcgactaaaaactaactaaagctACGAGCTCAAAACGGAAACATAAAGATCAACAAAAACGCACATCAACCTGACCAAACGATTGGACAaaagagataaaaaaaaaaaacaacacgtAATGATTACAACCAAACTAAAGCAAGATGAGCccaaacaaccgcaacaacaaaccCAAAAATCACATATCCTTAACGAATTCACCAAACCTTTCCCTCTCGGCCCTTGCACAAACTTTTTCTTACGAGGTTTCATCTATTTATTCAGAGGTTTTCACGGATTACTCG
The window above is part of the Rutidosis leptorrhynchoides isolate AG116_Rl617_1_P2 chromosome 1, CSIRO_AGI_Rlap_v1, whole genome shotgun sequence genome. Proteins encoded here:
- the LOC139871238 gene encoding U-box domain-containing protein 17-like — its product is MASAAIFSSLRRSRSPSLDAFLAPVDLENDVAGLLKTLLTISSEIVSSFSDKTPSFQKKNSRSLLRKIKLFVVFLDSVQDSGDSCSNLQPTVVLCFKELYLLLYRSKILLDYCNQSSKLWLLLQNPSISGHFHDLNQEFTTLLDVFPINNLNNLISSDVIEQIHLLQKQSRRGNKLFIDKNDEVLRLKLFKILDEFGEGKVPTFDEVYELFVKKLGVFDARVCRVEIEYLEEQIMNHEIDLEPSSSILGGFIALIRYCRFLLFGFDEDEVETLKGNSNNNNKCFKRGKKIRGLISKEIADTFITIPKDFCCPISLDLMTDPVIISTGQTFDRGSISRWIEEGHCSCPKTGQVLVHKKLVPNRALRNLIMQWCMAHKIPYTPPENSDIGNEPFPAAPASRVAVEANKATVKLLIQQFENGSEFGKSIAAREIRLLSKTGRENRRFIAESGVIPHLKNLLSSQSAVAQENAVTAILNLSIYDKNKTRIMDQYECLRSIVSVLRYGHTIESKENAAATLFSLSAVHDYKKRIADEEGALLTLAHMLRDGTPRGKKDAITALFNLSTHIDNCVKMIEYGVVKALVEALNCETVAEEAAGALAVLVRQPAGAEAVGNEETAVIGLVEMMRCGTPRGKENAVAALLELCRSGGARTSERVLKAPALAGLIQSLLFTGTKRARRKAASLARVFQRCHYDSLRVSETGFRLEYAFAAANAASGNLDSGFQAETVSVSMSMSVSVS